A single Candidatus Omnitrophota bacterium DNA region contains:
- a CDS encoding HAMP domain-containing sensor histidine kinase produces the protein MAKREKNDRETRGKAAIGRLLAFSVLAAIDIAILLVLDARFQDEKRALIPEQSQYKELLNILSPIERQLAFLLHNCDRNINQYLEKAAEYLKGNASTLLEGDHPWRKIVLWDQNRKSIFQEERPEKDTQFNRWLNCFISRSYRASADWPELHLTAEYATPDDWIGVERLVRRYWIYALLILAASWNVYRWLARRFIPYPRRLAGRDGRKSYGAKSRTISLPYLSFIALLTIDISFLAMLDSLFYGNKRALILDQPAFQDLLKDLNPIYSELDLLRTKYPKPNPRYVEEAKKSLEKNASALLDKDRPWYEIRLFDEDQKSVLILQRLDKIKQFNTWRNCLFSRSFHAPVGQTKFNLTVYYTTPKDWPVIERLVFRYWIYSLLFVYVSWIVYRWLSRRVIMPLRHVGGAMESMIQTGRVFLISKPSRDIEMVFNLLARNQRQALLGLEIDRIVDSLHSLSDDMQVLELFLASLIPAIRRVYPFERLETYYYLAGEKRFQPLSRDGSENAGFFPEIDRESIAFDGGQGVILLCVGERTVGAIGFFLNSALKIGAEEMLLMAQEVQKQAENGLARAFTRSQALTEERNRFGINLATNMGHDLTNIIASGKWDLDTIQRAQKLGIVSMDSDKGSFFLEAVDGLKNNLDFLQKMVDIYRSFGYTRYPRFEQTDVSALTEELTKLFRLSSSQKLRIEASCAPGICAVAEPRLLRMALFNLLANAAQAIQRENRLSPGEIEVRLLQDERRWIVLSVLDNGPGIRNEEGVLLEEREINRIFQSGYSTKKNSGGGLGLAWVKSIMEEFHRGEIRAFNRPEGGAGIRLSFPPDGNPVSQNERVSSK, from the coding sequence ATGGCCAAGCGAGAGAAAAACGACCGGGAAACGAGAGGGAAAGCGGCGATTGGGCGTCTGTTGGCCTTCTCCGTTCTGGCAGCGATCGATATCGCTATCCTGCTTGTCTTGGATGCGCGGTTTCAGGACGAAAAACGCGCCCTGATTCCCGAACAATCTCAATATAAAGAACTGTTGAATATCCTGTCGCCGATCGAACGCCAACTGGCGTTCCTTCTCCATAATTGCGATCGGAACATTAACCAATATCTCGAAAAGGCGGCGGAATATCTCAAAGGAAACGCTTCTACGCTTCTGGAAGGCGACCATCCCTGGCGCAAAATCGTATTATGGGATCAAAATCGAAAATCGATTTTTCAGGAAGAGCGTCCAGAGAAGGATACTCAGTTCAACCGTTGGCTCAATTGCTTCATTTCACGATCCTATCGCGCCTCCGCCGATTGGCCGGAACTGCATCTGACCGCCGAGTACGCCACGCCGGACGATTGGATCGGCGTCGAAAGGCTGGTTCGCCGTTATTGGATTTACGCGCTGCTGATTCTGGCGGCGTCCTGGAACGTTTATCGCTGGCTGGCGCGGCGCTTCATCCCTTATCCGCGCCGTCTGGCGGGGAGAGACGGGCGGAAATCATACGGCGCCAAGTCGCGGACAATTTCTCTTCCTTATCTTTCCTTCATCGCCCTGCTTACGATCGATATCTCTTTTCTCGCCATGCTGGATTCGCTATTTTACGGGAATAAGCGCGCTTTGATTTTGGATCAACCCGCTTTTCAGGATTTGCTCAAAGATCTGAATCCCATCTATTCCGAACTCGATTTATTACGAACGAAATACCCCAAACCCAATCCCCGTTATGTGGAGGAAGCGAAGAAATCTCTCGAAAAAAACGCTTCGGCGCTTTTGGACAAAGATCGTCCCTGGTACGAAATCCGATTGTTCGACGAAGATCAGAAATCGGTATTGATCCTTCAACGGCTGGATAAAATCAAGCAGTTCAATACATGGCGCAATTGCCTTTTTTCCCGATCTTTTCACGCCCCAGTGGGTCAGACGAAATTCAACTTGACCGTTTACTATACCACGCCGAAGGATTGGCCCGTCATCGAGCGGTTGGTCTTCCGCTATTGGATTTATTCTCTGCTTTTCGTTTACGTCTCCTGGATTGTATACCGCTGGCTTTCCCGCCGCGTGATTATGCCTTTGCGGCATGTGGGCGGCGCGATGGAATCCATGATCCAGACGGGTCGCGTTTTCTTGATCTCCAAACCCAGCCGCGACATCGAAATGGTCTTCAACCTGCTGGCGCGCAATCAAAGGCAGGCGCTTCTTGGATTGGAGATCGACCGCATCGTCGATTCGCTGCATTCTCTTTCCGACGATATGCAAGTGTTGGAATTGTTTCTGGCGTCGTTGATCCCCGCCATCCGGCGCGTATATCCCTTCGAGAGGCTGGAAACCTATTATTATCTCGCAGGGGAGAAGCGTTTTCAGCCCCTTAGCCGGGATGGAAGCGAAAACGCCGGCTTTTTCCCCGAAATCGATCGCGAATCCATCGCTTTCGACGGCGGCCAGGGGGTTATTTTGCTGTGCGTCGGCGAACGAACCGTTGGCGCCATCGGCTTTTTCTTGAATTCCGCGCTAAAAATTGGCGCCGAGGAGATGCTGCTCATGGCGCAAGAGGTTCAGAAGCAGGCGGAAAACGGCCTGGCGCGCGCCTTCACCCGCAGCCAGGCGCTCACGGAAGAGCGCAACCGCTTCGGCATCAATTTGGCCACCAATATGGGGCATGACCTCACCAACATCATTGCCTCAGGCAAATGGGACCTGGATACCATCCAACGCGCCCAAAAACTGGGTATCGTCTCCATGGATTCCGATAAGGGTTCATTCTTTTTGGAGGCGGTGGACGGATTGAAAAACAATTTGGATTTCCTGCAAAAAATGGTCGATATCTATCGTTCGTTCGGTTATACCCGTTATCCCCGCTTCGAACAGACGGACGTCTCGGCGCTGACGGAGGAATTGACGAAATTGTTCCGCCTATCCAGTTCGCAGAAATTGCGCATCGAAGCGTCCTGCGCCCCCGGCATTTGCGCCGTCGCCGAACCCCGCCTGCTGCGCATGGCTCTCTTCAATCTGCTGGCCAACGCCGCCCAAGCCATTCAACGGGAGAACCGCCTATCCCCCGGCGAAATCGAGGTGCGTCTGCTCCAAGACGAACGACGATGGATTGTCCTGTCCGTGCTCGACAATGGACCGGGCATCCGCAACGAGGAAGGCGTTCTATTGGAAGAGCGAGAGATTAACCGCATCTTTCAATCCGGTTATTCCACCAAGAAAAACAGCGGCGGCGGATTGGGACTCGCCTGGGTTAAGTCGATTATGGAAGAATTCCATCGCGGCGAAATCCGCGCCTTCAATCGCCCGGAAGGCGGCGCGGGGATTCGGCTCTCTTTTCCGCCGGATGGGAATCCGGTTTCGCAAAACGAACGAGTTTCGTCCAAATAG
- a CDS encoding sialate O-acetylesterase, whose product MRNKQTAMTMGILGAIAWLGAASFADVRPHPLFSDGMVLQQGKSVPVWGTADEGENVAVQFQDQKAAAKTENGKWMVRLENLKPGGPYQMMITGNNMVMIDNILVGEVWICSGQSNMQWRVADCNNAQVEIDYANFPEIRLITVPRLVAGKPQAEFSGKWEECNPNTVANFSAVAYYFGRELHQKQNIPVGLIHTSWGGTPAESWTSESCLQKEPDFKPILDRWNERLSNFSVVLDRLEDQYTQWRSAADDAESQGKPVPAAPSIPEDPRRHPWRPSGLYNSMISPLIPYGIQGAIWYQGESNADRAYQYRKLFAAMIQNWRDDWGQGDFPFLFVQLANFITSPPGLAWAELREAQTMAIENLANVGMAVTIDIGDPRNIHPGNKQDVGKRLELAAEKIAYGQDVVYSGPIYESMNVEGNMIRLRFQHVGGGLVSKGGDELKGFAVAGEDQEFRPAQAIIDRDTVVVSSAWVRNPIAVRYAWKDNPECNLYNAEGLPASPFRTDDWPGVTADAK is encoded by the coding sequence ATGCGGAACAAACAAACGGCAATGACGATGGGGATTCTTGGAGCAATCGCATGGCTGGGCGCGGCTTCGTTCGCCGACGTAAGGCCTCACCCGCTGTTTTCCGACGGCATGGTGCTGCAACAGGGGAAGTCCGTCCCCGTTTGGGGAACAGCGGACGAAGGCGAGAACGTGGCCGTCCAATTCCAGGATCAAAAAGCTGCCGCCAAAACGGAAAACGGCAAATGGATGGTGCGCCTGGAAAACCTGAAGCCCGGCGGTCCCTATCAGATGATGATAACGGGCAACAATATGGTCATGATCGACAATATCCTCGTGGGTGAGGTTTGGATTTGCAGCGGCCAGTCGAACATGCAATGGCGAGTAGCGGACTGCAACAACGCCCAGGTGGAAATCGACTACGCCAATTTCCCCGAAATCCGGCTGATTACAGTTCCCCGCTTGGTGGCGGGCAAGCCACAGGCGGAATTTTCCGGCAAATGGGAAGAGTGCAATCCGAATACCGTCGCCAATTTTTCCGCCGTCGCTTATTACTTCGGGCGTGAGTTGCACCAAAAACAGAACATTCCGGTAGGATTGATCCATACATCGTGGGGCGGCACTCCGGCGGAATCGTGGACTAGCGAAAGCTGTTTGCAGAAAGAACCCGATTTCAAACCCATTCTGGACCGCTGGAACGAAAGGTTGTCCAATTTTTCCGTCGTTTTGGACCGGCTGGAAGACCAATATACGCAATGGCGCAGCGCCGCCGATGACGCCGAATCGCAGGGCAAGCCGGTTCCCGCCGCGCCTTCGATCCCCGAAGATCCGCGCCGCCATCCTTGGCGACCTTCCGGACTCTACAATTCCATGATCTCGCCATTGATTCCTTACGGCATTCAAGGAGCGATTTGGTATCAGGGCGAATCCAACGCCGACCGCGCCTATCAATACCGCAAACTCTTCGCGGCGATGATTCAAAACTGGCGCGACGATTGGGGACAGGGCGATTTTCCCTTCCTGTTCGTGCAACTGGCCAACTTCATCACCTCGCCGCCGGGACTAGCCTGGGCGGAATTGCGCGAGGCGCAGACGATGGCGATTGAGAATTTGGCCAACGTCGGCATGGCGGTAACCATCGACATCGGCGATCCACGGAACATCCATCCCGGCAACAAACAGGACGTGGGCAAGCGGCTGGAGCTGGCGGCGGAAAAAATCGCCTATGGCCAGGATGTGGTTTATTCCGGCCCCATCTACGAATCCATGAACGTCGAGGGCAACATGATCCGGCTGCGCTTTCAGCATGTGGGCGGCGGCCTGGTCTCTAAAGGCGGCGACGAGCTGAAGGGATTCGCCGTAGCGGGCGAGGATCAAGAATTCCGCCCGGCGCAAGCCATCATCGACCGAGACACTGTCGTAGTCAGCAGCGCCTGGGTGCGCAATCCCATCGCCGTACGCTATGCCTGGAAGGACAACCCGGAATGCAACCTCTACAACGCCGAAGGTCTGCCCGCCTCGCCCTTCCGCACCGACGATTGGCCGGGAGTGACGGCGGACGCGAAGTAA
- a CDS encoding lysylphosphatidylglycerol synthase transmembrane domain-containing protein has protein sequence MATAAVFFFTQKPDTLIQLRRFRWDVGIGLFAVVGAAWLCNGGRVYILSHSLGYPLTFKQSMSVSLSTEFGIAATPGGVGGALIRLTLLKRAGVPIAHGTSMLTTDIATDILFFTILFPFAAAALMNNPKIASFFRENILEDWMPVVLFAAAIIFLLVLVKKLRLVYRLFYWLSHRPQLQRYRLLVRGRWLRWKWITWRRQFQEGIGHLLALRKGAVFLAFLLCSAQWTCRYSILPIALYSLSIPCDPLPLFLLQGVLFMFALLVVLPGGGGGVELSMAFILGRIYPVSIVGVVVLLWRLFTYHLYMLGGGIMFFWTFAHLNALFPASSPPAETAEFSLNDE, from the coding sequence ATGGCGACAGCGGCGGTTTTTTTCTTCACCCAAAAACCGGATACCTTGATTCAATTGCGCCGTTTCCGCTGGGACGTAGGAATTGGCTTGTTCGCCGTGGTGGGCGCCGCCTGGCTCTGCAACGGCGGCCGCGTTTATATCTTAAGCCATTCGCTCGGCTATCCACTCACATTCAAGCAAAGCATGTCCGTCTCCCTTTCTACCGAATTCGGCATCGCCGCCACGCCGGGCGGCGTCGGGGGAGCACTGATCCGCTTGACGTTGCTGAAACGCGCGGGCGTCCCCATCGCCCATGGAACGTCGATGCTGACAACGGATATCGCGACGGATATCCTGTTTTTTACGATCTTATTTCCCTTCGCCGCCGCCGCTTTGATGAACAATCCTAAAATTGCGTCTTTTTTTCGCGAAAATATTTTGGAAGATTGGATGCCGGTTGTTCTTTTCGCCGCCGCTATTATTTTCCTATTGGTTCTTGTCAAAAAATTGAGATTGGTTTATCGCCTTTTCTATTGGTTGTCGCATCGGCCGCAACTGCAACGATATCGCTTGCTGGTCCGCGGGCGTTGGCTGCGTTGGAAATGGATAACGTGGCGGCGGCAGTTTCAGGAAGGAATCGGCCATCTCCTCGCTCTGCGGAAAGGGGCGGTTTTTCTGGCGTTTCTTTTGTGTTCCGCGCAGTGGACATGCCGCTATAGCATTCTGCCTATCGCTTTGTATTCGCTCTCCATCCCCTGCGATCCTTTGCCGTTGTTTCTCTTGCAAGGCGTTCTATTCATGTTTGCCTTACTTGTCGTACTGCCGGGAGGCGGCGGAGGCGTAGAATTGTCGATGGCGTTTATTTTGGGGCGGATTTATCCGGTTTCGATTGTGGGAGTAGTGGTTCTTCTATGGCGGTTATTCACCTACCATCTTTATATGCTGGGCGGCGGAATCATGTTCTTCTGGACGTTCGCTCACTTGAACGCTCTCTTTCCCGCATCGTCGCCTCCGGCGGAAACAGCGGAATTTTCTTTGAATGATGAATGA
- a CDS encoding polysaccharide deacetylase family protein, with protein MTLPSDERSLIVSFHDLAPHSRELCQTFLDRLRPMGVKEVSLLVTPDWYGKENLAEHPSFITWLKALQAQGHEIVLHGLTHTVDRVRGGLIAQCVGRCYTAREGEFYQLDYEKAKRRMTLGMDIFRQAGLSSAGFVAPAWLLSEGSRRAAQELGFAYTTYWGRLELLQEDKIFAAPVIAFSSRSGWRRLASRLWHFYWFRKNRDAAILRLAVHPSDLIYPAIESTIYETVRRALTARRPITYGGLINR; from the coding sequence ATGACGCTGCCATCCGATGAGCGAAGCTTGATCGTATCCTTCCATGATCTGGCGCCTCATTCCCGGGAACTTTGCCAGACCTTTTTGGATCGGCTTCGTCCGATGGGAGTGAAGGAGGTCTCTCTTTTGGTTACTCCCGATTGGTATGGAAAAGAGAACCTCGCCGAACATCCATCCTTTATTACTTGGTTAAAGGCGCTGCAAGCGCAAGGGCATGAAATCGTCCTGCATGGACTTACTCATACGGTGGACAGAGTGCGGGGGGGATTGATCGCACAATGCGTTGGACGATGCTACACCGCCCGCGAAGGAGAATTTTACCAATTGGATTATGAAAAAGCGAAGCGCCGGATGACGTTGGGAATGGATATATTCCGCCAGGCGGGATTGTCCAGCGCCGGATTCGTAGCGCCCGCCTGGCTGCTGAGCGAAGGCTCGCGCCGGGCGGCGCAAGAGTTGGGATTCGCGTATACTACCTATTGGGGGCGGCTGGAATTGTTGCAGGAAGATAAGATATTCGCTGCTCCGGTCATCGCCTTCAGCAGCCGCAGCGGATGGCGTCGCTTGGCGTCGCGGTTATGGCATTTTTATTGGTTCCGGAAAAACCGGGATGCGGCGATTCTGCGCTTGGCCGTTCATCCATCCGACTTGATTTACCCTGCGATAGAATCCACGATCTACGAAACGGTTCGCCGCGCTTTGACGGCGCGGCGGCCTATCACATACGGCGGCTTGATAAATCGATGA
- a CDS encoding glycosyl hydrolase family 28-related protein → MNGKTELTVFLFIGILFFAYGIAAGESAPDKSLASMEGVFNVKDFGAKADGQTDDGPAIQKSIDAAAEKGGRVYLPPGRYLVKGSIAVKPGVAVMGSNEAPLAIEPLIGTIIMATGGRNDESAPALFALGHSSAVKGLTVWYPEQKPNDIRPYPWTFHLTGFDNTVEDVTLINSYNGIRVGPEPNVRHRIRSVYGCVLRRGLYVDNCTDIGRVENVQFHCHWWSAKSIGGDWDLVYKYMYENCEAFVFGRTDWEYVTNNFVFPAKIGYRFVKTANGACNGHFTADGADACETSVLVEDIQPMGLLITGGQFVAFNGKNPVELVIAPTCAGSVRLVNCAFWGPSNHNAIIEGKGFTSFSDCYFSNWKEGSEKQPLVVAKSGRLQINNSSFATAQPSVELGPDVQHAIIQGNNGLKGVKVINHAKRAIIENNEEAAE, encoded by the coding sequence ATGAACGGTAAGACTGAGTTGACGGTTTTCTTATTTATTGGGATATTGTTTTTCGCTTACGGAATCGCCGCGGGAGAATCTGCGCCGGATAAATCTCTCGCATCGATGGAAGGCGTATTCAATGTCAAAGACTTCGGCGCTAAGGCGGACGGCCAGACCGACGACGGCCCCGCCATCCAAAAAAGCATCGACGCGGCGGCGGAAAAAGGGGGAAGAGTCTACCTGCCGCCGGGAAGATATCTGGTAAAGGGCAGCATCGCCGTCAAGCCGGGCGTCGCGGTTATGGGGAGCAACGAAGCGCCGCTGGCTATCGAACCGCTGATTGGAACGATTATCATGGCGACGGGCGGACGGAACGACGAATCGGCCCCCGCCCTCTTCGCGTTGGGCCATTCCAGCGCTGTGAAAGGGCTGACAGTATGGTATCCCGAACAGAAACCCAACGACATTCGCCCCTATCCCTGGACGTTTCATCTCACGGGATTCGACAACACGGTGGAAGACGTCACTCTTATCAATAGTTACAACGGCATCCGCGTCGGGCCGGAACCAAACGTGCGCCACCGCATCCGCAGCGTCTACGGCTGCGTTCTGCGCCGGGGATTGTACGTGGACAATTGCACCGATATCGGACGGGTGGAAAACGTGCAATTCCATTGCCATTGGTGGTCGGCGAAATCGATCGGCGGCGATTGGGACCTTGTGTATAAATACATGTACGAAAACTGCGAAGCCTTCGTTTTCGGGCGCACGGATTGGGAATACGTTACGAACAATTTCGTTTTTCCAGCCAAGATCGGCTATCGCTTCGTCAAAACGGCCAATGGCGCCTGCAACGGCCATTTCACCGCCGACGGCGCCGACGCTTGCGAGACTTCCGTCCTGGTCGAAGATATCCAGCCGATGGGGCTGCTCATTACCGGCGGGCAATTCGTCGCTTTTAATGGCAAAAATCCCGTGGAGTTGGTCATAGCGCCTACCTGCGCCGGAAGCGTGCGCCTCGTCAACTGCGCCTTTTGGGGGCCTTCCAACCATAACGCCATTATCGAGGGAAAAGGATTTACGTCTTTTAGCGATTGCTATTTCAGCAATTGGAAAGAAGGATCGGAAAAGCAGCCGCTGGTCGTCGCCAAATCAGGACGCCTGCAAATCAACAACTCCTCCTTCGCCACGGCGCAGCCTAGCGTAGAATTGGGGCCGGACGTGCAACACGCCATCATCCAAGGCAACAACGGCCTCAAAGGCGTAAAAGTCATCAACCACGCCAAACGGGCGATTATAGAAAACAACGAAGAAGCGGCGGAATGA
- a CDS encoding glycosyltransferase, with amino-acid sequence MKICDIVQFYSPLGGGVRRYLEDKMRFFAQRPECNHIVIAPGAAHSRSLRERTAFYEVKSMRLAGSISYRMLLNRRRILSIIDQEKPDLIEVGDPYRSAWIALEAAERNKIPIVAFYHSDFPRALGRTIRRFCGGFIEKILSRGVHRYIVDLYNRMNATIVASSRMERVLKECGVERVVRIPLGTDISFFRPSGEGLSVRRELGLKEEDYLLLFVGRMAREKRIRSLVGMMDELARDPGGPGRCHLLLAGDGESRRYVERIARERKDATWFRYTESIDRLRELYNAADLFVHAGTSETFGITSLEAQACGTRVLAVRNGGLDDSLVGEFPLIMADSPSPIDLADGVRRIRSLADPGSSAARSERIAAHFSIRRTFERITNLYQHILDGKSVESFSASTSDMDAKDEEYYSAILTG; translated from the coding sequence ATGAAAATATGCGATATCGTTCAATTCTATAGTCCTTTAGGCGGCGGCGTCCGGCGTTACCTGGAAGACAAAATGCGGTTTTTCGCTCAGAGGCCGGAGTGCAACCATATCGTTATCGCGCCGGGCGCCGCGCATTCGCGATCCCTTCGAGAACGGACGGCGTTTTACGAAGTGAAATCCATGCGCCTGGCGGGTTCGATTAGTTACCGGATGCTGTTAAACCGGCGGAGGATTCTCTCCATCATCGATCAGGAAAAACCGGATTTGATCGAAGTCGGCGATCCTTATCGTTCCGCTTGGATTGCATTGGAAGCCGCCGAACGGAACAAGATTCCGATCGTGGCGTTTTATCATTCCGACTTCCCCCGCGCTCTGGGGCGGACCATCCGGCGGTTTTGCGGCGGCTTTATCGAAAAAATCCTGTCGCGGGGCGTTCATCGCTATATCGTCGATTTATACAACCGCATGAATGCCACCATCGTCGCCAGTTCGCGCATGGAGCGCGTTCTGAAAGAATGCGGCGTCGAAAGAGTGGTCCGCATTCCCTTAGGTACGGATATTTCGTTTTTCCGGCCCAGCGGCGAAGGGCTTTCGGTGAGGCGGGAGTTAGGATTGAAAGAAGAGGATTATTTGCTCCTATTCGTCGGACGCATGGCGCGGGAGAAGCGAATCCGTTCTCTCGTGGGGATGATGGATGAACTTGCCCGCGATCCCGGCGGACCCGGCCGCTGCCATCTGCTGCTCGCAGGAGATGGAGAATCGCGCCGCTACGTGGAAAGAATCGCGCGCGAACGGAAAGACGCGACGTGGTTTCGCTATACGGAATCCATCGACCGGCTGCGGGAGTTATACAATGCAGCGGATTTATTCGTCCATGCGGGAACGAGCGAGACCTTCGGCATTACATCTCTGGAGGCGCAGGCGTGCGGAACGCGGGTTTTGGCGGTGCGCAACGGCGGACTGGACGATTCTTTAGTGGGGGAATTTCCCCTCATTATGGCGGATTCGCCTTCCCCTATCGATCTGGCCGATGGGGTAAGGCGCATTCGAAGCCTTGCCGATCCCGGCTCGTCTGCGGCCAGGAGCGAACGGATCGCCGCGCATTTTTCCATTCGCAGGACATTCGAACGCATAACCAATCTATACCAGCATATACTGGACGGAAAATCCGTAGAAAGTTTTTCGGCGTCAACGTCGGATATGGACGCAAAGGATGAAGAGTATTATTCGGCCATACTCACCGGCTGA
- a CDS encoding GNAT family N-acetyltransferase — translation MKSIIRPYSPADRETVRHICCETGFSGDPIDPLFCDRDVFADFFTRYYTDWEPENSFVSETDGQVTGYLLGCLRCRYNQFVNIGLFAGVIAPKAAARLFMGRYDAQSRAFLKWCVLKGWKETPQAPPMAGHFHFNLLPEYRNTGAGKRMYLEFEKLASQQGVKRIYGQIQTFDDRRSERVFQRFGFTLLDRREISRFRSFHDRAVYVSTFVKELQ, via the coding sequence ATGAAGAGTATTATTCGGCCATACTCACCGGCTGACAGGGAGACGGTTCGCCATATATGCTGCGAAACCGGATTTTCCGGGGATCCCATTGATCCGTTGTTCTGCGACCGCGACGTTTTCGCCGATTTTTTTACGCGCTACTATACCGACTGGGAGCCGGAAAATTCATTCGTCTCCGAGACGGATGGCCAGGTTACGGGATATCTCCTCGGTTGCCTGCGTTGTCGATACAATCAATTCGTCAATATAGGACTCTTCGCTGGCGTTATCGCTCCAAAAGCGGCGGCGCGGCTTTTCATGGGACGTTACGACGCGCAAAGCCGGGCTTTTCTTAAATGGTGCGTTCTCAAGGGTTGGAAGGAGACGCCCCAGGCGCCGCCGATGGCCGGACATTTTCATTTCAATCTTCTGCCGGAATACCGGAATACGGGCGCGGGAAAAAGGATGTATCTCGAGTTCGAAAAACTCGCTTCCCAGCAGGGAGTGAAACGAATTTACGGCCAAATCCAAACCTTTGACGACCGGCGTTCGGAGCGCGTTTTTCAACGGTTTGGATTTACGCTTCTAGATCGGCGGGAAATCAGCCGATTCCGTTCCTTTCACGATCGCGCCGTATACGTTTCCACATTTGTGAAGGAATTGCAATGA
- a CDS encoding pentapeptide repeat-containing protein has translation MANPEQESILREGAEAWNAWREAHPDIVPDLRGVVCINVCLDGVNLSDANLREADFHESSLMNANLCGAELCDANMSRANLDGARLINADLSRIRLSEASLQRANLKKTNIVEADLRRLNLAEANLKEANLFVTNLAYSNLRKATLNEASIFETDLSGANLSEACLWGVECLGSNLTKANLTNADLWRCRFIRCDLSGAVVENAVVRELKTAELRGLPIPPALLRLDEEGKKVIIGKMVHAVFNQFDIVEIHLNLHLTDLEMICLQAHIAKLHQCQMASGIRLCGQRLEGSHTTLLFQADSYENIYDHLSLLLSLFPRSLAIDWQKTLAAIAEEEIRREILALVQRIPATPASTFCDHMAQVFMNFRNIVITAVKHAGKEPNVYLEIVQDIEKASQISIKKMPLSALPHFLIVPLNPQEEVFIADRDELARWLNADDVTDGG, from the coding sequence ATGGCGAATCCGGAACAGGAGTCGATCCTGCGGGAGGGCGCGGAGGCGTGGAACGCTTGGCGGGAGGCGCATCCAGACATCGTTCCCGATCTGCGGGGAGTAGTTTGCATTAACGTCTGCCTCGACGGCGTCAATCTCAGCGACGCCAATCTGCGGGAGGCGGATTTTCACGAATCGAGTTTGATGAACGCCAATTTGTGCGGGGCGGAGTTATGCGACGCGAATATGAGCCGGGCCAACCTGGACGGCGCACGGCTCATCAACGCCGACCTAAGCCGTATTCGCCTTTCGGAAGCCAGCCTGCAACGAGCCAATCTGAAAAAGACGAATATCGTCGAAGCCGATCTGCGGCGCTTGAATTTGGCGGAGGCCAATTTAAAAGAAGCCAATCTCTTCGTTACCAATTTGGCCTATTCGAACTTGAGAAAGGCTACGCTGAACGAGGCGAGCATCTTCGAGACGGATTTAAGCGGCGCGAATTTGTCGGAAGCCTGTCTTTGGGGCGTAGAATGCCTGGGATCCAACTTGACAAAGGCCAATCTTACTAACGCCGATCTATGGCGTTGTCGTTTCATCCGCTGCGATTTGTCCGGCGCCGTCGTGGAAAACGCCGTCGTCCGCGAACTCAAAACCGCCGAGTTGCGCGGCCTGCCCATTCCTCCCGCCCTTTTGCGCTTGGACGAGGAGGGGAAAAAGGTCATCATCGGTAAGATGGTTCATGCCGTTTTCAATCAATTCGACATCGTGGAAATCCATCTCAACCTGCACCTGACCGATCTGGAGATGATTTGTCTGCAAGCGCACATCGCCAAGCTGCATCAATGCCAGATGGCTTCCGGCATTCGCCTTTGCGGACAGCGGCTGGAAGGTTCCCATACTACGCTCTTATTTCAAGCGGATTCCTACGAAAATATTTACGATCATTTATCCCTGCTGCTGTCTCTTTTTCCCCGCAGCCTGGCCATCGACTGGCAGAAAACTCTGGCGGCAATCGCGGAGGAAGAAATCCGGCGCGAGATCCTAGCGTTGGTTCAACGGATTCCAGCAACGCCTGCCAGTACGTTCTGCGACCACATGGCCCAGGTTTTTATGAATTTCCGCAATATTGTCATTACCGCTGTCAAACATGCGGGAAAAGAGCCGAATGTATATCTTGAAATCGTTCAAGATATCGAAAAAGCCTCCCAAATCTCCATCAAGAAAATGCCGCTTTCCGCTTTACCCCATTTTTTAATCGTTCCATTAAATCCTCAAGAAGAAGTTTTTATCGCCGACCGGGATGAATTGGCCCGTTGGCTAAACGCCGATGACGTTACGGACGGTGGGTAG